The genomic interval CCGCTATAAAATGTTGCTATTTCGACTGATAGGTTTGCTGAGTCGCCTTGCTCAACTGAGATAGTGTCTATCCTCATAAATCGTTCACCTTTTTGGACTGCCTTTAGAAAGGCATTGATTTCATTTATGTTGGCGCCGGATACTTCCAGCATGTACCCGGCATTGCTTAGATCGCCTTCTTCAGCTGCACTACTACCAGAGGAAGCAATCGACTCAATAACGACATTCGTCTTGTTGGCCATTTGCCGCAGCTCGTTTAGTACTGCATCGGGCTTTTTGTCGGCCGGTACTTGTTTGGTAACTTGCTGTAGTGA from Lentibacillus cibarius carries:
- the pilO gene encoding type 4a pilus biogenesis protein PilO, encoding MLTNWNRSHTLILILLIAFAAFLYVAGYRMIIQPLQNDLASTEEQVDLYERQVNQLEKQDQPMDESLQQVTKQVPADKKPDAVLNELRQMANKTNVVIESIASSGSSAAEEGDLSNAGYMLEVSGANINEINAFLKAVQKGERFMRIDTISVEQGDSANLSVEIATFYSG